The window AAATTGAAAGAGAAAAGTACCTAAACAACGGTGGTTGGAAAACACGTATTGATGGAAGAGATTTAAATGTTAATGATAATAAAGTAATGGAACAAAATGATGGAAAATATTTAACCATATTTGTTAACAATATAAATACAATTTGGACAGAATGGATAAAAGCTGTTGGTAGTTTAATATATGAAGAAAAAAATAATTTTAAAATTGAATATAAAAACGACATTTTTGCTTTCACAGTTGAGCAATTAGGAAATAGATTAAAGATCAAGATCAATAACACAATGTCAACAAAAACACAAATAAGGTTTATGTATTTGTTTAAAAATATCTTTTATAAAGCAGCATATTGCGTTAAATGTATGGTTTGCCAAGTTGAATGTCCGACAGGAGCACTTCAAATAAATGAAAATGTTATTAAAATTAATAATAATTGCATTAAATGTGAAAAGTGCCTTGACAGACCAAAAGGATGTTTAGTCGCAAGATCAGTCTTATATCTTACTGGAGGAAAAAACGTGAAAACAAAAGGATTAGGTAACTACAAAGGATTTGGATTTCAAAAAGACTGGTTAGAGCACTTTTTCAAACTTGGTAATGATTTATGGAATACTGATACTTTAGGTGGCCCCAAATATGTTGCGTTAAAAATTTGGTTAAGAGAATCAGAAATTACTGAAAACAATGCACTTACCCCTCTTGGATTTGAATTGAGTAAATGGGGTGCAAACGATATAAAAACTTGGGCAATTATTTTAAACAACCTTGCTTATAATTCAAATATTATTAGATGGTATGTTCAAAACACCGATTTAGGGGTAGCTTATTCAATAAATGAAATTTTTAATATGCTTGGATATTATTATTCTTCATCTACAAAGGACAATGCAATTGATTCATTAAAAAAGACCTTCCGTTATTCACCCATTGGAGCAGAGCTTGGTGTTGGAGTGTGCGAGATCAAGGGAAACGCTGTCGTATCTATAACCCGTACAGGGTGGGCAAACCCGGACCCGCTGGTTATTCTCTATTCCCTTTATAAGTTTGCCGAGAGAAGCGATGGATATTACAGCTTTACCCTTAACTATCTTTGCGACCATACTATAGAAAGAGCTGGAATAAGCCCTACCCAGATTTTTGGCATTGACCGGAAAACAATGAAGGAAAAATTACAAAGCCTTGCCACAGATTATAAGGATTTTATCAGCGTTTCTTTTAGCAAAGATTTAGACAACATCGATCTTAATAAAGAAAAAACTTCACTTGATGTGGTGGGGTTATTTTAATTTTTTGAGAGAAGGTGCTTGTCGTGCCAAGGCCTTATAGTGATTACTTAAAAGTTAATAAGGACTTCGTTCCGGTATTTAACAGATATGAAGACAAAAAATATCCGGAGTATTGGAAAAGTTTTTATCCGCATGACACCTTTATAAAAATTCTCGGTGATTTGGTAGGCTCGCTTGAAGGAACTACTGCAGAAAATAGAAGGCCGCTTTGGATTTATGGCGCTTACGGAACCGGTAAAACCTTTGCATCGTTTACCTTGAAGCATATAATTGAAGAAAAGGATGAAGATGTCAGAAGTTACTTCGAGAAATATACGATTTCTGAAAGTTTAAGAAAACGTCTTGAAGGGGTAAAATGTCAAGGCGATATTCTGGTGGTCCACCGTGCATCATCATCTGGCATAATAGGTGATAATAGCCTTTTTACTGCGGTCCAGGAAACAGTAAAACAGGCTTTGAAGGAGAAGGGTTATACTTATTTTGGCGGGAAAACCCTTTATGACAATGTGTTAGATAGAATTAAAGACCCGGATGATGCCTTTAATTTTAGAGGGGCATTCAGAAAATATAAGTCAAAGTTTACCGAGTACGATGATGTAGAAAGCATTATTGCAGATCTTGAAGATTTGGGTTCCGATAAAACGATAGAGTTACTTACGCGCATTATTGAAGTTGGTGACCTATCGGGCTTTAACTTTGCAAAAACTGCCGATGATGTTGTTATGTGGCTTGAAGATATTATTAAAGAAAACAATTTGTACTCCATTGTGTTTATTTGGGATGAGTTTACGGAGTATTTTTTAAAAAATCCGAACTCGACGAGCGGTTTACAGGAGCTTACTCATGCGTCAGGCAAAATCCCCTTTTATTTTCTTTTGATAACACACAAAACACATGAACAGTTCATATATGATACAGATACTCGGAAAAAATTAGAGGCACGTTTTAAAATGCGAAAGCTAGAAATGGCAGACACAACAGCTTTTATGTTGATGCGAAACGCTATTGACATTGATCCGGATCTGAATGAAGAATGGACCAACATTAAATCTAATTTGTGGTTTAAGGTAGAAAAAACAGTTAAAAACACCATAAACCGATATTCCGAGGATATAAAAAACGAGGATTTAAAAGGCTTATTGCCCATGCATCCTTTTGCTGCCCTTTTATTACAGGACATTTCCTCAAAAATTAGCTCCAATCAGCGCACCATGTTTCAGTTTTTGTGTGGCAATCCAGACTTGACCGATACAACCAAGCATAACTTTCGCTGGTTTATAAGTGATCATGATGTTAATAATTGGCCGTATTTGACCTCCGATTACATTTGGGATTATTTTGACTTAGATAATGTCGATCTTGATGATAAATCTAAAAACGCAATTAGTCATTACCATAATTTCGCCGGTCAATGCCAGGACGAGAACGAAGAGAGAGTGTTAAAGGTTACCTTACTTTTAACAGCCATTCAACGAGAAAGAGGGCGTGGGATTACAAACCTTTTAAGGCCAACGCTATCTAACATATCTGCGGCTTTTGCTGGCACCCCTATAGCTGATCAGATCGTTGATATTATGCATAAATTTGTTAAAAAGGGCGTATTCGGCAGTATGCCTGAGGGAAATGATACCCTTTATGTTACCCAGTCTCAGAGCATTGATGAAGAAACTTTTAAAGAGCTGGAAAACAAATTGAAAGGCATCTTATCATTTGAAAAGCTCATTGTAGATTCGAACTATTCTATAGCTGAAAATTTTGTGCTTACCGGTTATGCCCTTTCTCGCTTTGAAGTCATTTGCGCTTCACACAGAGATTTAAAAACAAAACTAGCAGGGGTTAAGAATATTGATTCAAATAAAGTGCCTCTTGTGTTTATGTTTGCCAAAAACGAAGAAGACTCCGTAAAAAATTACGCGGCAATTCAAACCGCATTAGCAGAGCAGCAGCGTGAGATAATAATTGCCGACATATCCAGCCAGCCTTTAACAGACCTTGAGTATGACAATTTCATTAAATGTAAAGTTAAATCCAGTTATTTTATAAAAATTGATCCGAACCAGGCACGATTAAATGAAAGTCAAGCGAAAGCAGTAATTGACACCTGGAAAACCAAAATAAACAATACTACAGTTAAGCTATACTCCCAAAGTATTGAACCGATTTTTTTAATTGGAGCAGGACAGTTTAGCCAGCGTCTAAAAGAAATTAATGCAAAGATCTATCCGTATGGACTGGAGAGCATTACATCTAACGACAAAATGTTTTCGCCATCAGGTTATAGGGAAACCGTCCCCGCTATGGGTATGGATAAAATAGCAATACCTGCGAATTTCAATTATTTACAGATTTTCAAAAACAACATGGCAAAAGATAATATATGGAACAATAAATCCTATTATAACGAACTTCCTGCACATACCTTATCCAAAATGAAATTAGCTGTTGAAAAATTGATATCAGAAAGCTTTGCTCTCAAAAGCAGCATTGCCATAATTGATATTTGGAACTTGTTAAAAGAAAAACCCTTTGGCTTGATGAGCTGTATCGGTTCGGCCTTCGTCATGGGCTTCTTGCTTAAAGAGTATGCTGATAGTGGCTATTATAAAAAAGACGCCAATAACAATAACGCGCCACTTACTCATAATAATCTAGCTGACATGATTGTTGGGGTAATCAAGGGTTTAAAGCATGCTGATAACCAATATATTGTCAAAATGACTGAGGAACACGAGTTGTTCTGTAAGTATTCAGGGGAAATTTTTAAGCTGTCTTCAGAGAAACAAAACTCAATACAGGATATCATGAAGGGTATCAAGACAGCGTTACCCAATACCGATTACCCTCTTTGGGCACTAAAATACTATATCAAAAAGAATGATGATTTAGGGCTTGCCGAAGAAGCCATGCCTGTCATTGACCTGTATTGTGAATTTGTTTCTATTAACAAACAGCCTGGTCGGGATGAAACAAAAATCGCTGAGGAAATCGTTAGGCTGTTTAAACGAGATGCAGGAATTAAGGATTATTTAAAAAATGTGTTTAACGGTAATAATCTCAAAGCTGGAATGGATTATTATATATCAGATTATAAGCCAGAACTTGTTTCCCTTGCTGAACGGCTTGGTGCTGGCAAAGAGTATATTGGTGAGATTAAAAATAAGCTTACCGCTGATTCTTCATGGCTTTGGGAAAAGGGTGATATTGATAACCGTATAGAAGAGGTCTTTCTAGATTACAAGATAGTTGAAGCTGTAAATAAAATACTATTCCAACCAGTTTCAAAACTGGACAGCGCAGCAGAGGCTATTCGGAGCAGGTTAAGCGCTATTAAAATGCCTTTTGAATTTTTTAAAGGCTATTATCCGGAGCTTGATAAGTTGTTTATGGATTTAATAAATATTTATAAAACAAGCAGCTTTAAGGGGATAAACAAAACAGCATTTTTGAAGGAGTTAGAGGATAAAGCCGACTTGTTTAACAATTTTTATGCAAAGCAACAGCGGGTTTTCAAGACCGGAATAAATGATTTGTTAAAAACGGAACTTACTGATGAGGAAGCAACGTACCTTTATGGGCAAGCTGAGTCAAAAGCTATCCTTAAACCGTTATATGATTACGAACAAGATTTAAAACAGACTCTGACAAGCTATCAGAAAAATAAAAAATATGAAGGACTTTTAGAAAAATGGAAGTCGGTTTCTGACACAAATTCTCCTGCAGAGTGGTCATTTATTAATAAAATACCTATCCTATGCTTGTTTGGATCAGAAATCCAGGAGGCAAAGCAGGTATTTGACATTATCAATGCTGGCAGGGCAAAAACCACTGATCTTGCAATTGAACAAGCGATAACATTTTTAGATACAAATTTAAACATTAACCTTTTAAACGATAAAGAAAAATGTAATCAAATTTTTAAAGGATTTGTTTCCGGTGAATATGATTTGCTAATAACGGATATTGATGAAATCAAAAATCTGCTATACGAACATCTTGGAAGCAATGTTTATGACTGGTTTATACACAAAAATTCAATCGAATCTATCGTTAAAGAATATGCTACAAAAAAATATATAACCAGTTATTATAATAAAGTATATGAAAAAATAGATAAATTACCGCCGGAGCAGGTAAAGACATATTTGAAAGAGTTAATTAAAGACGAGCCTTTAGTAGGTATTAAAATTATGAAAAGTTAAGAAAGCGTGGGGAAAAATGATTTTTCATTCCTTTGAAGAATTGGTAAATTTTATAAATAACGACATTATACATAGAGATATACGAATATATCGCTTTATAAACATTGAAAGCCTCAGCTTATGGATTAAAGTAAAAAACCTTCTTGCACAAAAATGTACTAACCAGATTAGACTTTCTACGTTTTGCTCTGGCGAAGACCTAACCCCTAAAATTAACAGGTTATGTGCAAAGTTAGAGTTAATTGAAGATAACACCTTGCTTTTACCTCTTTCCGAGCATTTAAGGATAAATAATTCCAGATGTGAAGAAATACTTAGCCAAATCATGAATGTCCAATATGTCCATGATGTTTATTCAGCTAGAGTTCATGTTTATATACCAATGTACCGTATGAAAGAATGTTTGCAATTATTATTGGCAAATGACTTCCGCTTAAACGACAATATTATTTTCGTTGAAACTGAAGAGAAGGATGATAATTATTCCTTAACAATAGTGTCAAAAAAAATAGATGATTTTTCTTTACATGGCCATATTGTTTCCGGCTACAAAAAATATCTTGAGTATTGGGAAGATAATCCCGCAAAACCCATTATTTTTTATACCGATAATGCTAAATTCTATAAAAAAAATATTTTTGTCGACAACGTAAATGTGCTTGTAAGCGCATTTGATATTATTAAATTTCACAATCTTTTACCTTATAATATTGAGGAAGCGTTTGGAGATGATTGGCAATGGCGCGAATTGCTTGTGAGAATCCAATCTACAACAGATATGAATAGTATTTCTGAAAAATTTTTCGGCACCCCAAATGTAAATGCAATACAACTTTTGTCAAAGTGGAAGGATAGCGGAGATTTTGAAAAATGGCTTATCTGGCTATGGCTAAAATTTGAAGTAAAGACCGGTTATCTGGCTGCGGTTATGTACAAAAGTAAGGATTATAAATCTTTTTTGCAGGATTTGGTTTGTGGCATATTCGATTATTCTATTAATGATTATGAATATTATACAGATATTTATTTAGAACGAAAAAGCTTAATTGAAGTTTTACAGTTAGAAGAGTTAACGATCCAATTTTGGACAAAGTTAGAGCAAGTTAAGGATAATGAAAAAATATTCTTCCTTACAGCTAGTACCAAACGGGAAAGAGAACAGATAATTAGCATAATTGGTAAAATAAATATTAATAACAAGTTAAAAGAATTCTTAAAATACGCCTACCCAAATCTTTATGCATATATAGGCGAATATGTCTTTAATGAGGAACTGTTTACGGATTATTTCAATCAATATAAACTGCAAAAGATCCAAAATGCATTTACTGAAGAATTTATAAAAAAAGTTTCAGAACTTGCAGACCAAAAAGGTGTATGGTGGAAGTTAAAGTCAAGAAACAGCTATGTTGCTGAAGCTTATATTGGTAACTCATATATATATTGGATTGATGCCCTTGGGGTTGAATTTTTAAGCTTAATACAGGAAGTATTGGAAAATAAATATAAAGGTGTGTATTATAATATCGAAATCGGTTATGCAAACATCCCGACCGTTACTGAAGTTAATAAAGACTTTGTAGTTGGCAGAAATTACGAATATAACAGAGAGTTAGATGATTTGAAACATAATGGAAATTATCCATATTGCATAGAAAAAGAATTGGAAGTAGTAGAAAAAGCAGTTAAGACTGCAATCCAAAAACTGGATATTTATGAACGGGTAAT of the Bacillota bacterium genome contains:
- a CDS encoding phosphoadenosine phosphosulfate reductase family protein translates to MYNYEWDVETGGYILMTKLSGVTKEVRPVFYEELDLLGFNEHWSYPKSEKPLLWAETRRYIYKGRLVAEAKGGGLYTKPTLKIYEDKLELEPVNIEVMVKKNMALMTGLVQSSAEMIYKTFNEYKNRDIDVIYVAFSGGKDSIVLLDLVQRALPHNEFKVIFGDTTMEISDTYKAVERAKQRWPDLEFYTAKSHLDAKESWELFGFPSKARRWCCSVHKSAPSLLKLREIIGKDNLRALVFDGVRAEESDVRATYSVVSEGQKHLTQSNCHPMFEWNTAELFIYMFQNNLFLNDAYRYGSVRVGCAMCPMASSWKEYITRAVYKDDVNPLLSIINNSITSKIPSKIEREKYLNNGGWKTRIDGRDLNVNDNKVMEQNDGKYLTIFVNNINTIWTEWIKAVGSLIYEEKNNFKIEYKNDIFAFTVEQLGNRLKIKINNTMSTKTQIRFMYLFKNIFYKAAYCVKCMVCQVECPTGALQINENVIKINNNCIKCEKCLDRPKGCLVARSVLYLTGGKNVKTKGLGNYKGFGFQKDWLEHFFKLGNDLWNTDTLGGPKYVALKIWLRESEITENNALTPLGFELSKWGANDIKTWAIILNNLAYNSNIIRWYVQNTDLGVAYSINEIFNMLGYYYSSSTKDNAIDSLKKTFRYSPIGAELGVGVCEIKGNAVVSITRTGWANPDPLVILYSLYKFAERSDGYYSFTLNYLCDHTIERAGISPTQIFGIDRKTMKEKLQSLATDYKDFISVSFSKDLDNIDLNKEKTSLDVVGLF
- the pglZ gene encoding BREX-4 system phosphatase PglZ, whose translation is MIFHSFEELVNFINNDIIHRDIRIYRFINIESLSLWIKVKNLLAQKCTNQIRLSTFCSGEDLTPKINRLCAKLELIEDNTLLLPLSEHLRINNSRCEEILSQIMNVQYVHDVYSARVHVYIPMYRMKECLQLLLANDFRLNDNIIFVETEEKDDNYSLTIVSKKIDDFSLHGHIVSGYKKYLEYWEDNPAKPIIFYTDNAKFYKKNIFVDNVNVLVSAFDIIKFHNLLPYNIEEAFGDDWQWRELLVRIQSTTDMNSISEKFFGTPNVNAIQLLSKWKDSGDFEKWLIWLWLKFEVKTGYLAAVMYKSKDYKSFLQDLVCGIFDYSINDYEYYTDIYLERKSLIEVLQLEELTIQFWTKLEQVKDNEKIFFLTASTKREREQIISIIGKININNKLKEFLKYAYPNLYAYIGEYVFNEELFTDYFNQYKLQKIQNAFTEEFIKKVSELADQKGVWWKLKSRNSYVAEAYIGNSYIYWIDALGVEFLSLIQEVLENKYKGVYYNIEIGYANIPTVTEVNKDFVVGRNYEYNRELDDLKHNGNYPYCIEKELEVVEKAVKTAIQKLDIYERVIIVSDHGSSRGAILCRGTARRADENAKVERFGRYCIQTDAPYEDLYAGCIVKEEYHVFANYDRFSVGGNEKSEIHGGATLEEVLVPIIVLSKTPLEDKVLIMPLENEIKLRAGVLPKIKFKIDKTFTELYATVDAKKYICKKEADYWYFEPEVGKKEHYLAKISSKGNLGEFSYRIIKGRTDSDKFNI